From a single Sinorhizobium sp. RAC02 genomic region:
- a CDS encoding FGGY-family carbohydrate kinase, with protein sequence MSNISSARPAGGERYLVGVDVGTGSARAGLFDLTGHMLASGKRDISLFRAAGAMVEQSSTEIWAAVCAAVREAVGKAGVAPEQIAGIGFDATCSLVVLGKGGAPLPVGPSEDPERNIVVWMDHRAVDQVERINAQGHEVLRYVGGRISPEMETPKLLWLKENRPQVFDAAWQFFDLADFLTWRATGDLARSTCTVTCKWTYLAHEKRWDPTYFHGVGLGILADEDFARIGQHVVEPGTPLGNGLTEQAAADLGLAAGTPVAAGMIDAHAGGIGTVGVDGPPENNLGYVFGTSSCTMTSTHEPVFVPGVWGPYFSAMVPGMWLNEGGQSAAGAAIEQLLSFHPAAGEASALAKTRGVSLPVLLADLASERAETLSAVVALADGLHVVPEFLGNRAPFADPHARAAIVGLGMERGLDNLVSLYIAGLCGIGYGLRQIIETQAAAGAPIDKIVISGGAGQLDLVRQLLADATGKPLLATKAEEPVLLGAAILGSVAGGAFSDVRAAMAALSATDRTYYPASGDTVALHARRYDAFTRLQALAREIR encoded by the coding sequence ATGAGCAACATTTCCTCCGCACGCCCCGCGGGCGGCGAACGCTACCTTGTCGGCGTCGATGTCGGCACGGGAAGCGCCAGAGCCGGCCTGTTTGACCTCACCGGCCACATGCTGGCCTCGGGAAAACGCGACATTTCGCTGTTCCGCGCGGCGGGCGCGATGGTCGAACAGTCGAGCACCGAAATCTGGGCCGCAGTCTGCGCCGCCGTGCGCGAGGCCGTCGGCAAGGCAGGTGTTGCACCCGAGCAGATCGCCGGCATCGGCTTCGATGCGACCTGCTCGCTGGTCGTGCTCGGCAAGGGTGGTGCGCCGCTGCCGGTCGGCCCGTCGGAGGATCCGGAACGTAACATCGTCGTCTGGATGGACCATCGCGCGGTCGATCAGGTCGAGCGTATCAATGCGCAGGGCCACGAGGTGCTGCGCTATGTCGGCGGCCGCATCTCGCCGGAAATGGAGACACCGAAGCTGCTGTGGCTGAAGGAAAACCGCCCGCAGGTTTTCGACGCAGCCTGGCAGTTCTTCGACCTCGCCGATTTCCTCACTTGGCGCGCAACGGGCGATCTTGCCCGCTCGACCTGCACGGTGACCTGCAAATGGACCTATCTGGCGCATGAGAAGCGCTGGGACCCCACCTATTTCCACGGCGTCGGCCTCGGCATTTTGGCGGACGAGGATTTTGCCCGTATCGGCCAGCATGTCGTCGAGCCGGGTACGCCACTTGGCAACGGCCTGACGGAGCAGGCGGCGGCAGACCTCGGCCTTGCAGCCGGCACGCCCGTCGCAGCCGGCATGATCGATGCCCATGCGGGCGGCATCGGGACCGTCGGCGTCGATGGCCCGCCGGAAAACAATCTCGGTTACGTCTTCGGCACGTCCTCCTGCACCATGACTTCGACCCATGAGCCGGTCTTCGTGCCAGGTGTGTGGGGACCGTATTTCTCGGCGATGGTGCCGGGCATGTGGTTGAACGAGGGCGGACAGTCGGCGGCTGGTGCGGCGATAGAACAGCTCCTCTCCTTTCATCCCGCAGCTGGCGAAGCGTCTGCATTGGCAAAGACGCGCGGCGTCTCGCTCCCTGTCCTGCTTGCCGACCTGGCATCTGAAAGGGCTGAAACGCTCTCCGCCGTTGTTGCCTTGGCAGACGGCCTGCACGTCGTACCCGAATTCCTCGGGAACCGTGCACCCTTTGCCGATCCGCATGCCCGTGCAGCCATTGTCGGTCTCGGCATGGAGCGCGGCCTCGACAATCTGGTCTCGCTCTACATCGCCGGGCTCTGCGGCATCGGCTACGGCCTTCGCCAGATCATCGAAACGCAGGCAGCGGCCGGCGCGCCGATCGACAAGATCGTCATCAGCGGCGGTGCCGGCCAGCTCGATCTCGTCCGCCAGCTTCTCGCCGACGCGACGGGAAAACCGCTGCTTGCGACGAAGGCGGAGGAGCCGGTTCTGCTTGGTGCTGCCATTCTCGGCAGTGTGGCTGGCGGGGCTTTTTCGGATGTCCGCGCGGCGATGGCAGCACTTTCGGCGACGGATCGCACCTACTACCCAGCCAGCGGCGATACGGTCGCCCTTCACGCAAGGCGCTACGATGCTTTCACGCGGCTCCAGGCCTTGGCGCGGGAAATCCGCTAA
- the treY gene encoding malto-oligosyltrehalose synthase, with translation MTYPASTYRLQFRNGMDFGRARQLVPYLCELGISHLYASPIMTAATGSTHGYDMTRADEIDPALGGLDGLRALAGALHERGIGLILDIAPNHMAASLENPWWRSVVTWGAESPFSHHFDIDWSQKLTLPFLGKGFEEELSEGAIRLALDPERDVLALRYYDSVYPLNPQTYRDVLDGYDTLAITADPKSDPDGKTILSSALTPADARPALERHLAAVSADPTRMAAIHAAQPWRLTDWRTASRHLSYRRFFEIAGLVGLRVAEQHVFDDSHRLILDLVQDGTVDGLRIDHIDGLADPQGYLERLRTAVGPDVYIVVEKILEKSEPFATEWPVQGTTGYEFITALADALVDEREGGRLAQAFQPLKGEEHRGNYGQEMRASKRQMLSDNFTGEVRRVTLLAKGMADHANADLSRSTLAEAICALIIALPVYRTYLTATTGITERDRQLLASARLDAQEGVRPEVREAIDFIWELLADDKTCNTMPDCVEFRTRFQQLTGPIMAKALEDTLFYRENAFIALNEVGGDPGKSTGGPAAFHAAMQARAEALPHSLSATSTHDTKRGEDARARLYTLSEASDRWIAATQRWSSLNARFRRSHGERQVPEPDVEWLIYQALAGIWPTSGLDDPAAIGVLGERMKAYIEKALREAKIGSNWAAPDIDYEKKAAGFVDDLLRHDAFLDDFNETLSPFINAGLMNSLAQTLIKLTAPGIPDIYQGSERSDFSLVDPDNRPLLDVVSLRVPEKPQPYRTHFMDYKQWLAATVLAARNERSDLFTGPYMPLGFSDGDQQALAFLRGTPEAFAITIVPRLTFGRTLPNALCLMDDAAFGISLLLPPAFEGRAVRSVLDGRTLTLGRELPLAEALASEPVALLLSD, from the coding sequence ATGACATATCCCGCCTCGACCTATCGCCTCCAGTTCCGAAACGGCATGGACTTCGGGAGGGCGCGTCAACTTGTGCCCTATCTCTGTGAACTGGGCATCAGCCACCTCTATGCCTCGCCCATCATGACTGCGGCCACCGGGTCTACCCATGGCTATGATATGACCCGGGCGGACGAAATCGACCCTGCCCTCGGGGGCCTTGACGGCCTGCGTGCGCTTGCCGGCGCTCTTCATGAACGCGGCATCGGTCTCATCCTCGATATCGCTCCCAATCACATGGCCGCGAGCCTGGAAAATCCCTGGTGGCGCAGCGTGGTGACATGGGGTGCGGAAAGCCCCTTTTCGCACCATTTCGATATCGACTGGTCGCAGAAACTAACGCTTCCCTTCCTGGGCAAGGGTTTCGAGGAGGAGTTGTCCGAAGGCGCCATCCGCCTCGCTCTCGATCCAGAACGCGACGTGCTCGCACTCCGCTATTACGACAGCGTCTATCCGCTAAATCCGCAAACCTACCGGGATGTGCTGGACGGTTACGACACCCTCGCCATCACGGCAGATCCGAAGAGCGACCCGGACGGCAAGACGATCCTTTCGTCCGCGCTGACGCCCGCGGACGCGCGCCCCGCGTTGGAAAGACACCTCGCCGCCGTTTCCGCCGATCCCACCCGCATGGCTGCCATCCACGCAGCACAGCCATGGCGTCTGACGGACTGGAGAACGGCAAGCCGTCATCTCAGCTACCGCCGTTTCTTCGAAATCGCCGGCCTCGTGGGGCTGCGCGTCGCGGAACAACACGTCTTCGACGACAGCCACCGCTTGATCCTCGACCTCGTGCAGGACGGCACGGTGGATGGCCTGCGCATCGACCATATCGATGGCCTTGCCGATCCGCAGGGCTATCTGGAGCGCCTGCGCACCGCCGTTGGCCCGGATGTCTACATCGTCGTCGAGAAGATCCTGGAGAAAAGCGAACCCTTTGCAACGGAATGGCCTGTCCAAGGCACGACGGGCTACGAATTCATCACAGCCCTTGCGGATGCGCTGGTCGATGAACGTGAAGGCGGCCGGCTGGCGCAGGCCTTCCAACCGTTGAAGGGCGAGGAGCACCGGGGAAACTATGGGCAGGAGATGCGGGCCAGCAAGCGGCAGATGCTCTCGGACAATTTCACGGGCGAGGTCCGCCGCGTCACGCTCCTGGCGAAAGGCATGGCCGACCACGCCAATGCCGACCTCTCCCGCAGCACGCTTGCGGAAGCGATCTGCGCCCTGATCATCGCGCTCCCCGTCTACCGCACCTACCTGACGGCGACGACCGGCATCACCGAGCGCGACCGCCAGCTTCTGGCATCGGCACGGCTCGACGCGCAGGAGGGCGTGCGCCCGGAGGTCCGCGAGGCGATCGATTTCATCTGGGAGCTGCTCGCCGACGACAAGACCTGCAACACGATGCCCGACTGCGTGGAATTTCGCACCCGCTTCCAGCAACTCACCGGCCCGATCATGGCCAAGGCGCTGGAGGACACGCTCTTCTACCGCGAAAACGCCTTCATCGCGCTGAACGAGGTCGGCGGCGATCCGGGCAAGTCGACCGGCGGCCCCGCAGCCTTCCACGCTGCCATGCAGGCGCGCGCGGAAGCGCTGCCACACAGCCTGTCGGCGACCTCGACCCACGATACCAAAAGGGGAGAGGATGCCCGCGCACGCCTGTACACGCTGAGCGAGGCATCGGACCGGTGGATCGCCGCGACACAACGCTGGTCCTCGCTCAATGCCCGGTTTCGTCGGTCGCATGGCGAACGGCAGGTTCCGGAACCTGATGTGGAATGGCTGATCTATCAGGCGCTCGCCGGCATCTGGCCGACGAGCGGACTTGACGATCCTGCGGCAATCGGTGTGCTTGGCGAACGGATGAAGGCGTATATCGAAAAGGCGTTGCGTGAAGCGAAGATCGGCTCGAACTGGGCCGCGCCGGATATCGACTATGAAAAAAAGGCGGCCGGTTTCGTCGACGACCTGCTGCGGCACGATGCATTTCTCGACGATTTCAACGAAACCCTGTCACCCTTCATCAATGCCGGCTTGATGAACTCACTGGCTCAAACGCTGATCAAGCTCACGGCGCCGGGCATTCCCGACATTTATCAGGGCAGCGAGCGCAGCGACTTTTCGCTTGTTGATCCTGACAATCGGCCCCTGCTCGATGTCGTTTCTCTGCGTGTGCCGGAGAAACCCCAGCCCTATCGAACGCATTTCATGGACTACAAACAATGGCTGGCCGCCACCGTGCTCGCCGCGCGAAACGAGCGCTCTGATCTGTTCACCGGACCCTACATGCCGCTCGGCTTTTCCGATGGCGACCAACAGGCACTGGCCTTCCTGCGCGGCACGCCGGAGGCTTTTGCCATAACGATCGTCCCGCGGCTGACGTTCGGAAGGACGCTGCCGAATGCGCTGTGCCTGATGGATGACGCGGCATTCGGTATCTCGCTCTTGCTTCCCCCGGCTTTCGAGGGCCGCGCCGTACGGTCCGTCCTGGACGGTCGCACGCTGACGCTTGGCCGTGAACTTCCGCTTGCCGAAGCCCTCGCATCCGAACCGGTCGCCCTGCTTCTCAGCGACTAG
- a CDS encoding CBS domain-containing protein — MLIGDIMTRNVHLVRPEETLHYAAGLMAQWDIAFLPVADASGLVGTLTDRDIILRAVAPGLDAGTTKVSDIMTSNITYCYDDEELDGVLSNMQTLQLRRLAVLDRQERLTGVVSRTDFTRHGA; from the coding sequence ATGCTCATCGGCGACATCATGACCCGCAATGTCCATCTCGTGCGGCCGGAGGAAACCCTGCACTATGCCGCAGGGCTGATGGCGCAGTGGGACATCGCCTTCCTGCCGGTCGCCGACGCCAGCGGCCTTGTCGGCACCCTGACGGATCGCGACATCATCCTTCGCGCCGTCGCACCGGGTCTCGACGCCGGAACCACCAAGGTCAGCGACATCATGACGAGCAACATCACCTACTGTTACGACGACGAGGAACTGGACGGCGTGTTGAGCAACATGCAGACCCTGCAGTTGCGCCGCCTTGCCGTGCTCGACCGGCAGGAACGGCTGACGGGCGTCGTTTCGCGGACCGACTTCACACGACATGGGGCGTAA
- the treZ gene encoding malto-oligosyltrehalose trehalohydrolase, whose protein sequence is MTQPSPTPRTWGPSVLADGRVRFRLWAPAEKRIVLLAGAREISMQADGDGWHMVETNIVHPGDTYSFRLSDGTDIPDPASHAQEDDVEGPSTLVHHDGYAWSNTGWTGRPWEEAVAYELHIGAFTPEGTFRAAIDRLPHLRHIGITAIEIMPVAHFAGKRGWGYDGVLHYAPHTAYGIPDDLKALVDAAHGHGIMVLLDVVYNHFGPVGNILPRIAPAFFHPERHTPWGAALAFEREPVRRYFIENALHWLIDYRFDGLRFDATEQIVDDSERHMLIELAETVRQAMPHRPVHLVVEDQTSRKSLLNRDDGIVHHYTAGWNDEFHHALHIIATGEGQGHYAPFAENTDNVLRTATAMGFVHADRTQDRVGPAPQDRLPPQVNVNFLHNHDQVGNRAFGERLSVLTDPMLLNVMTALLLLAPPIPMLFMGEEFGEQQPFFFFTDFEGELAHAVKQGRKAEAEKFGGMPERKTVHDLPDPGAEDTFQRSKLDWSRPMSPDGRRQTDFVRELIRLRREHVVPLLAGPGTAVPHILPAEDGILAVDWRFHEATLGIRANFAKKETPWPAMEGETIFAVSNGTAAGPSIIVAIDRSRP, encoded by the coding sequence ATGACACAGCCGTCACCGACGCCAAGAACCTGGGGCCCGAGCGTGTTGGCGGATGGCAGGGTGCGGTTCCGTCTCTGGGCACCCGCCGAGAAGAGGATCGTCCTCCTTGCGGGTGCACGGGAGATTTCAATGCAGGCGGACGGCGACGGCTGGCATATGGTTGAAACCAACATTGTCCACCCGGGCGACACCTACAGTTTCCGGCTTTCTGACGGCACAGACATTCCCGATCCCGCCTCCCACGCCCAGGAGGACGACGTCGAGGGACCATCCACCCTTGTCCATCATGACGGCTATGCTTGGAGCAATACCGGGTGGACGGGGCGCCCGTGGGAAGAAGCGGTCGCCTATGAGTTGCATATCGGTGCATTCACGCCGGAAGGCACCTTCCGGGCCGCCATCGACCGCCTGCCGCATCTCCGCCATATCGGCATTACGGCAATCGAAATCATGCCCGTCGCCCACTTCGCCGGAAAACGCGGCTGGGGCTATGACGGCGTTCTGCACTACGCGCCGCATACGGCCTACGGCATTCCGGACGACTTGAAGGCGCTGGTCGACGCCGCCCACGGCCATGGCATCATGGTCCTGCTCGACGTCGTCTACAATCATTTCGGCCCGGTCGGAAACATCCTGCCACGCATCGCGCCCGCCTTCTTTCACCCCGAACGCCACACACCCTGGGGTGCCGCGCTCGCCTTCGAAAGGGAGCCGGTGCGGCGATATTTCATCGAAAATGCATTGCACTGGCTCATCGATTACCGGTTCGATGGCCTGCGCTTCGACGCAACCGAACAGATCGTCGACGACAGCGAGAGACATATGCTGATCGAACTGGCCGAGACCGTCCGGCAGGCCATGCCGCATCGTCCAGTCCATCTCGTCGTCGAGGACCAGACGAGCCGCAAAAGCCTGCTGAACCGGGATGATGGAATCGTGCATCACTACACGGCGGGCTGGAACGACGAGTTCCACCATGCCCTGCACATCATCGCGACCGGAGAGGGCCAGGGCCACTACGCACCCTTTGCGGAAAACACCGACAATGTGCTCCGGACGGCGACTGCCATGGGGTTCGTGCACGCGGATCGTACGCAGGATCGGGTCGGGCCGGCACCTCAGGACCGCCTGCCGCCACAGGTCAACGTCAACTTCCTGCACAACCACGACCAGGTCGGCAACCGTGCGTTCGGCGAACGGCTGTCGGTCCTCACCGATCCGATGCTTCTGAATGTCATGACGGCCCTTCTGCTGCTTGCCCCGCCGATACCGATGCTCTTCATGGGCGAAGAATTCGGCGAGCAGCAGCCGTTCTTCTTTTTCACCGATTTCGAAGGAGAGCTTGCCCACGCGGTAAAGCAGGGGCGCAAGGCAGAAGCGGAGAAATTCGGCGGCATGCCCGAGCGCAAGACCGTGCACGACCTGCCGGATCCCGGCGCCGAAGACACCTTTCAGCGCTCGAAACTCGACTGGTCCCGCCCGATGTCCCCCGACGGCAGGCGACAGACGGATTTCGTCAGGGAGTTGATCCGGCTTCGCCGGGAGCATGTCGTGCCGCTGCTCGCCGGCCCGGGAACGGCCGTGCCACATATCCTGCCCGCGGAAGACGGCATTTTAGCCGTGGACTGGCGCTTCCATGAGGCAACGCTCGGCATTCGCGCAAACTTTGCGAAGAAAGAGACGCCGTGGCCGGCGATGGAAGGCGAGACGATTTTTGCGGTTTCCAATGGCACCGCAGCCGGCCCGTCGATCATCGTCGCCATCGACCGTTCCCGACCTTAG
- the glgX gene encoding glycogen debranching protein GlgX, protein MSYSFSELDFMKPELGAEFTGEGTHFAVFSAHAEQMELCLFSEDGKEETARLPLPKREGDIWSGYIAGLKPGTIYGYRAHGPYDPKAGHRFNPNKLLLDPYAKQILGEIQWDDALYGYRIGDPAEDLSFDERDSAPFMVKGVVQDPDFDWAGDAAIRRQWTETIIYEAHVRGMTMTHPGVPEELRGTFMGMASDPIIEHLVDLGISAIELLPIQYFPDDRYLLEKGLRNYWGYQTLGFFAPQPRFLSGRAVTEFKTMVKRFHAAGIEVIMDVVYNHTAEGSERGPTLSFRGLDNLSYYRLSPDDLRHSYDTTGTGNTVNIAHPMVLRMVLDSLRYWVGVMHVDGFRFDLASTLGRTRHIEFDRDGTFFDAIRQDPMLSGVKLIAEPWDVGDGGYQVGGFPHPFREWNDKYRDDVRRFWKGDGGLVSDVAARLAGSAPQFNHSDRGATSSINLLSAHDGFTLMDTVSYDGKHNEANGEDNRDGHSDNHSHNMGAEGPTEDQNILSARARRRRNMIATLMLSQGVPMLLGGDELGNSQNGNNNVYCQDNAIGWTDWSGLDDPFLAFCKGAIAFRKAHPALRQERFLTGDPAEDGTIDIAWYKPDGAFMDDGAWEDGNLHALGLFVSKPANGEGPDQLFIVVNAGGDCQVKLPEVNGIKAWTRVLDTGAEDDAFAQHPAEGAATVYGASVAVFEAVG, encoded by the coding sequence ATGAGCTATTCGTTTTCCGAACTCGATTTCATGAAGCCGGAGCTTGGCGCCGAATTCACCGGGGAGGGCACGCATTTCGCGGTCTTTTCCGCCCATGCGGAGCAGATGGAACTGTGTCTCTTCAGTGAGGACGGCAAGGAAGAGACCGCCCGCCTGCCGCTGCCCAAGCGCGAAGGCGACATCTGGTCCGGCTACATTGCCGGCCTGAAGCCCGGCACGATCTATGGCTACCGCGCCCACGGCCCCTATGACCCGAAAGCAGGCCACCGCTTCAACCCGAACAAGCTGCTGCTCGACCCCTATGCCAAGCAGATCCTCGGCGAAATCCAGTGGGACGACGCGCTCTATGGCTACCGCATCGGTGACCCGGCGGAAGACCTGTCCTTTGATGAGCGCGACAGCGCGCCCTTCATGGTGAAGGGCGTGGTGCAGGATCCGGACTTCGACTGGGCGGGCGACGCGGCGATCCGCCGGCAATGGACCGAAACGATCATCTATGAGGCGCATGTGCGCGGCATGACGATGACCCATCCCGGCGTGCCGGAAGAGCTGCGCGGCACCTTCATGGGCATGGCGAGCGATCCCATCATCGAGCATCTCGTCGATCTCGGTATTTCCGCCATCGAACTCCTGCCTATCCAGTACTTCCCGGATGATCGTTATCTGCTGGAAAAGGGCCTGCGCAACTATTGGGGTTATCAGACGCTCGGCTTCTTCGCGCCGCAGCCGCGGTTCCTCTCCGGCCGCGCCGTCACCGAATTCAAGACCATGGTCAAACGCTTCCATGCCGCCGGCATCGAGGTGATCATGGACGTCGTCTACAACCACACCGCCGAAGGCTCTGAGCGTGGACCGACGCTGAGTTTCCGCGGCCTCGACAATCTGAGCTACTACCGCCTGTCGCCGGACGACCTGCGCCACAGCTACGACACGACCGGTACCGGCAACACCGTCAATATCGCCCATCCCATGGTATTGCGCATGGTGCTCGACAGCCTGCGCTACTGGGTCGGCGTCATGCATGTCGATGGTTTCCGCTTCGACCTTGCCAGCACGCTCGGTCGCACCCGGCATATCGAGTTCGATCGTGACGGTACGTTCTTCGATGCGATCCGGCAGGACCCGATGCTGTCCGGTGTGAAGCTGATCGCTGAGCCCTGGGACGTGGGTGACGGCGGCTATCAGGTCGGCGGTTTCCCGCATCCATTCCGCGAGTGGAACGACAAGTACCGCGACGATGTGCGGCGCTTCTGGAAGGGGGATGGCGGGCTGGTGTCGGATGTTGCGGCTCGGCTGGCCGGTTCTGCACCGCAGTTCAACCATTCGGACCGCGGCGCCACCTCGTCGATCAACCTCTTAAGTGCCCATGACGGCTTCACGCTGATGGACACCGTCTCCTATGACGGCAAGCACAATGAGGCGAATGGCGAAGACAACCGCGACGGCCATTCCGACAACCATTCGCACAATATGGGGGCCGAGGGCCCGACGGAGGACCAGAACATCCTCTCCGCCCGTGCCCGCCGCCGGCGCAACATGATTGCGACGCTGATGCTGAGCCAGGGTGTGCCCATGTTGCTCGGTGGCGACGAACTCGGCAACAGCCAGAACGGCAACAACAATGTTTACTGCCAGGACAACGCGATCGGCTGGACCGACTGGAGCGGTCTTGACGATCCGTTCCTCGCCTTCTGCAAGGGGGCGATCGCCTTCCGGAAAGCCCATCCGGCGCTGCGGCAGGAACGGTTCCTCACGGGCGATCCCGCAGAGGACGGCACGATCGACATCGCCTGGTACAAGCCCGATGGCGCCTTCATGGATGACGGTGCCTGGGAAGACGGTAATCTGCATGCGCTCGGCCTCTTCGTGTCGAAGCCGGCGAATGGCGAGGGGCCGGACCAGTTGTTTATCGTCGTCAATGCCGGCGGCGATTGCCAGGTGAAGCTTCCGGAGGTGAACGGCATCAAGGCGTGGACGCGCGTGCTCGATACGGGGGCCGAGGATGATGCCTTCGCCCAACATCCCGCCGAAGGCGCCGCCACGGTCTATGGCGCCAGCGTCGCCGTCTTCGAAGCGGTGGGGTGA
- a CDS encoding DNA topoisomerase IB, which translates to MAPDNLTATGLTYVSDSEPGIRRQRSGRSFCYRLPDGSLVRDGALKARIAGLGLPPAYENVWICLDGNGHLQATGYDARGRKQYRYHPDWQALKSGDKFDQLIAFGRALPKLRRAVRRDLDGTPGAVDTMLAAITVLLDEVQLRVGNRTYVQENGTYGATTLLKRHVSLADGHIELRFAAKGGKRVRRTLKHPRLQRLLEDCADLPGRQLFVWKDETDLVRPIDSGRLNTYLADISGIAVSAKTFRTWAGSLAAFSLARHAIDAGDRPTIKGMSTAAADVLQNTPAIARSSYIHPDIIALAETPETLRLALRRPTLKVTGLRSEEERLLRFLESRRNARRRACRNMPEK; encoded by the coding sequence ATGGCACCGGACAACCTCACAGCAACCGGTCTTACTTATGTCTCCGACAGCGAGCCCGGAATCCGGCGCCAGCGGTCCGGCCGCAGTTTTTGTTATCGCCTGCCGGACGGCTCTCTCGTGCGCGATGGTGCGCTGAAGGCGCGCATCGCCGGGCTTGGCCTGCCGCCGGCCTATGAGAATGTCTGGATCTGCCTCGACGGCAACGGCCATCTTCAGGCGACGGGCTACGATGCGCGCGGGCGCAAGCAATATCGCTATCACCCGGACTGGCAGGCGCTGAAGAGCGGTGACAAGTTCGACCAACTCATCGCCTTCGGCCGGGCGCTGCCAAAGCTCCGGCGCGCGGTGCGGCGGGATCTCGACGGCACGCCCGGCGCGGTCGATACGATGTTGGCGGCGATCACCGTGCTGCTTGATGAGGTGCAGTTGCGGGTTGGCAATCGGACCTATGTGCAGGAGAACGGGACCTATGGCGCGACGACGCTGTTGAAGCGTCATGTCTCGCTGGCCGATGGGCACATAGAGCTCCGCTTCGCGGCCAAGGGCGGCAAGCGGGTGCGTCGGACGCTGAAACACCCGCGCCTCCAACGGCTGCTTGAAGACTGTGCCGATCTGCCGGGGCGCCAGCTCTTCGTCTGGAAAGACGAGACGGATCTGGTGCGGCCGATCGATTCCGGCCGGCTCAACACCTATCTCGCCGATATTTCCGGTATTGCCGTTTCTGCCAAGACATTCCGGACCTGGGCCGGCAGCCTCGCCGCCTTTTCGCTGGCGCGTCATGCGATAGATGCAGGCGACCGGCCGACGATCAAGGGGATGTCGACGGCGGCGGCAGACGTTCTCCAGAACACGCCGGCTATCGCGCGGTCGAGCTACATCCATCCCGACATCATCGCACTTGCCGAAACGCCTGAGACCCTGCGGCTCGCACTGCGCCGCCCGACCCTGAAGGTAACCGGGCTACGCTCGGAGGAGGAGCGATTGTTGCGCTTCCTCGAAAGTCGGCGAAACGCCCGTCGCCGGGCATGCAGGAACATGCCAGAGAAATAG
- a CDS encoding DUF2934 domain-containing protein, producing MNEDRQEWISKRAYGLWEANGRPHGKDQEHWEQAARERAELEKVALPEHLRKRRNSDEADDATRAAVNLARGARFHRKATRSLPSTIETS from the coding sequence GTGAACGAAGACCGCCAGGAATGGATCAGCAAACGCGCCTATGGCCTGTGGGAGGCGAACGGCCGCCCGCACGGCAAGGACCAGGAACATTGGGAACAGGCGGCACGTGAACGTGCCGAACTCGAGAAGGTCGCTCTGCCGGAGCATCTCAGGAAAAGACGCAATTCGGATGAGGCCGACGATGCGACGCGTGCGGCCGTCAACCTCGCCCGCGGTGCACGCTTCCACAGGAAAGCAACACGGAGTCTTCCGTCCACAATCGAAACGAGCTAG
- a CDS encoding DUF982 domain-containing protein, which translates to MFATDRLWDEAVVLEGDQRVLHVQSTRDALLCLKNHWPIEDGPAALTAKSVCEQGLTSDDDPAFARRAFIEAAKEADFRVNSWTAA; encoded by the coding sequence ATCTTTGCGACTGACCGGCTGTGGGACGAGGCCGTCGTGCTTGAGGGCGACCAGCGGGTGCTTCATGTGCAAAGCACGCGCGACGCTCTTCTCTGCCTGAAGAACCATTGGCCGATCGAAGATGGCCCTGCGGCGCTGACGGCGAAAAGCGTCTGCGAACAGGGGCTGACCAGCGACGACGACCCGGCCTTTGCCCGCCGGGCCTTCATCGAAGCGGCAAAGGAAGCCGATTTCCGTGTGAACTCGTGGACGGCGGCATAG
- a CDS encoding CBS domain-containing protein, which translates to MRVKDVMSAQIVTVSPNDTAQSAARLMLETEVGALPVEVPGVGAIVGIITDRDIVASVLAQGLSTSTAIAEFMTVSPEVCNEDDHTATIAARMRHFGVRRLVVVNDDRRVVGIVSLVDLPAEKPAQEGVQ; encoded by the coding sequence ATGCGTGTGAAGGACGTGATGTCCGCCCAGATCGTGACGGTATCTCCCAACGACACCGCCCAGTCGGCCGCCCGGCTGATGCTCGAAACAGAAGTCGGCGCCCTGCCGGTCGAAGTGCCCGGCGTCGGCGCCATTGTCGGCATCATCACCGATCGCGACATCGTCGCATCGGTTCTGGCCCAAGGGCTCTCGACCTCGACGGCGATTGCCGAATTCATGACCGTGTCACCTGAAGTGTGTAACGAAGACGATCACACGGCGACGATCGCGGCCCGCATGCGTCATTTCGGCGTGCGCCGCCTCGTGGTGGTGAATGACGACCGGCGTGTCGTCGGCATTGTCAGCCTTGTCGACCTGCCGGCCGAAAAACCCGCGCAGGAGGGCGTGCAATGA